The genomic region CCTCCGGGTTGCTCTCCATCAAGTAGGCGTAGCAAGGGTCATTGTTGATGACGAGCTCGTAGATCTTGCTGAGCCCGTACTCGTACCCCTTCGCCAGTTGCTCGTACTCCATGCCCCAGCGCCAGTGCGGGTAGCGCGTGGGAAAGCCGCCGTAGGCGGCCACCATGTTCATCTCGTCGTAGGACACCATCTCGAAAATGGTGTCGAAGAAGTCGAGACCGAACTCCTTGGCGTAGCCGTGGATTTCGTCCCTGAGCGCGGCGAGGCGGGGTGTCAGGCTCTTGGGCATGGGCAGTCGCTCCGGTGGCGTGGCGTCCGCGTCAGCGGCCCTTGCCGAGGAAGTCCTTGATGGACGCGTAGATGGCGTCCTTGTCCGCGATTTCGCTCAGCGCGACGTTGGGCGTGTCCCCCACCGCCTCGCGCAGGTCCTTGATGAACTGCCCGCTGCCGTAGGGCGATTCGACCTGGCCGTAGGCGAACTGGTTGACGTTGGGCAGCACGTCGTTGCGCAGCATCTCGATGCACTGGCGCGTGTCGTCCGCGCTCCAGTTGTCACCGTCGCTGAAGTGGAACGGGTAGATGTTCCACGCGCTCTTCGGGTAGTCCGCCGCGATGATGTCGCGGCAGAGCTTGTAGGCGCTGGAGATCATCGTCCCGCCGGACTCGCGGGTGTGGAAGAAGGTGTCCCGGTCCACCTCGCGGGCCACGGCGTCGTGGATGATGTAGCGCGACTCCAGGCCCTTGTACTGGTGGCGCAGCCACGTATCGAGCCAGAAGCTTTCAATCCGGACGATCTCCTTCTGCTCGTCACCCATCGAGCCGGACACGTCCATCATGTAGATGATGACGGCGTTGGTCTCCGGCAGGTTCTGCAGCTTGTAGCTGCGGTAGCGCCGGTCCTCGCGCATGGGGATGATGA from Pyxidicoccus trucidator harbors:
- a CDS encoding DUF444 family protein, translated to MTLKIHQDHSRFKQIVRGKIKANLRKYVQKGEMLGKKGKDAISIPIPFIDIPRFKYGHKEQGGVGQGDGEVGQQLGPGAVEPGEGHQAGQGEGDHALEVDVTLDELAQILGEELQLPNIERRHNEKIVTQKIRYTGINTTGPESLRHFKRTYKQALRRQIAAGTYDPNRPIIIPMREDRRYRSYKLQNLPETNAVIIYMMDVSGSMGDEQKEIVRIESFWLDTWLRHQYKGLESRYIIHDAVAREVDRDTFFHTRESGGTMISSAYKLCRDIIAADYPKSAWNIYPFHFSDGDNWSADDTRQCIEMLRNDVLPNVNQFAYGQVESPYGSGQFIKDLREAVGDTPNVALSEIADKDAIYASIKDFLGKGR